A region of Streptomyces cinnamoneus DNA encodes the following proteins:
- a CDS encoding AMP-binding protein, translating into MEFTPSAHADTFPRDHLPPTDQWPDLRFDLADGPALRYPDRLNCGAALLDATVARLGPDRPAVRDGEGRVWSYGDLKARVDRIAHTLTRDLGVVPGNRVLLRGPTTPWLAACWLAVVKAGAVAVTVLPAQRPQELADICRLARVRHALVDTRSADDVFAAEVSHLRVTLFGGSSPDDLLRRSADKPSSYEAVATAADDVALIAFTSGTTGRPKGCVHFHRDVLAVADTFSARVLRPHPDDVFAGSPPLGFTFGLGGLVVFPLRAGASTLLTDWGGPDKLLGDVQRHGVSVLFTAPTAYRAMLARLGSYDTSSLRRCVSAGEHLPARLWHDWRRATGLRVINGIGATEMLHIFISAADDRIRPGTTGLPVPGYEARVVGADGAPVPDGSPGLLAVRGPTGCRYLADERQREYVRDGWNLTGDTYVREPDGYFRFVARADDMIVSAGCNIAGPEVEEALLRHPDVLEAAVVGRPDERRGQIVVAHVVLRPGVPRTGETAEKLREFTKKEIVPYKCPRVIEFPDALPRTPTGKLQRFRLRAGPLQFPRD; encoded by the coding sequence ATGGAGTTCACGCCGTCGGCCCATGCCGATACCTTTCCCCGCGACCACCTCCCGCCCACCGACCAGTGGCCCGATCTCCGCTTCGATCTCGCGGACGGGCCCGCCCTGCGCTATCCGGACCGGCTCAACTGCGGTGCGGCGCTGCTGGACGCGACCGTCGCGCGGCTCGGCCCGGACCGGCCGGCCGTGCGGGACGGCGAGGGGCGCGTGTGGTCGTACGGCGATCTGAAGGCGCGCGTCGACCGGATCGCCCACACCCTGACCCGTGACCTGGGTGTCGTGCCCGGCAACCGGGTGCTGCTGCGGGGGCCCACCACGCCCTGGCTGGCGGCCTGCTGGCTCGCGGTGGTGAAGGCCGGCGCGGTGGCCGTGACCGTGCTACCGGCGCAGCGGCCGCAGGAGCTGGCGGACATCTGCCGGCTGGCGCGGGTGCGGCACGCCCTGGTCGACACCCGATCGGCCGACGACGTCTTCGCGGCAGAGGTGTCACACTTACGCGTTACCTTGTTCGGCGGCTCGTCGCCCGACGACCTTCTGCGGCGTTCGGCGGACAAACCTTCCTCCTACGAGGCGGTCGCCACCGCCGCCGACGACGTCGCGCTGATCGCCTTCACCTCCGGAACGACCGGCCGCCCCAAGGGCTGCGTCCACTTCCACCGCGACGTGCTCGCCGTCGCGGACACCTTCTCGGCCCGGGTCCTGCGGCCGCACCCCGACGACGTCTTCGCGGGCAGCCCGCCGCTCGGTTTCACCTTCGGCCTCGGCGGTCTGGTCGTCTTCCCGCTCCGCGCCGGTGCCAGCACCCTGCTGACCGACTGGGGCGGCCCCGACAAGCTCCTCGGCGACGTCCAACGGCACGGAGTGAGCGTCCTGTTCACCGCGCCCACCGCCTACCGGGCCATGCTCGCGAGGCTCGGCTCGTACGACACCTCGTCGCTGCGCCGGTGCGTCTCCGCCGGCGAGCACCTGCCGGCGCGGCTGTGGCACGACTGGCGGCGGGCCACCGGGCTGCGCGTCATCAACGGCATCGGGGCCACGGAGATGCTGCACATCTTCATCTCCGCGGCCGACGACCGCATCCGCCCGGGCACGACCGGGCTTCCCGTGCCCGGCTACGAGGCCCGCGTCGTGGGGGCCGACGGAGCCCCCGTGCCCGACGGCAGCCCGGGGCTGCTGGCCGTGCGCGGCCCCACCGGCTGCCGCTACCTGGCGGACGAGCGCCAGAGGGAGTACGTGCGCGACGGCTGGAACCTCACCGGCGACACCTATGTCCGGGAGCCCGACGGCTACTTCCGCTTCGTCGCCCGCGCCGACGACATGATCGTCTCGGCCGGCTGCAACATCGCCGGTCCCGAGGTCGAGGAGGCCCTGCTGCGCCACCCCGACGTCTTGGAGGCCGCCGTGGTCGGACGCCCCGACGAGCGGCGCGGCCAGATCGTCGTCGCCCACGTCGTCCTGCGTCCCGGAGTGCCCCGGACCGGGGAAACGGCGGAGAAACTGCGGGAGTTCACCAAAAAGGAGATCGTTCCGTACAAGTGCCCCCGCGTGATCGAGTTTCCCGACGCCCTTCCCCGCACCCCCACCGGTAAGTTGCAACGATTCCGGTTGCGCGCGGGCCCTTTACAGTTTCCCCGTGACTGA